A window of Pseudomonas guangdongensis contains these coding sequences:
- a CDS encoding DUF2065 domain-containing protein yields MWQELGIALCLLLVLEGIMPFLCPRRWREAVVSLARLEDRQLRLVGLGSMLLGTGLLYWLR; encoded by the coding sequence ATGTGGCAAGAACTCGGAATCGCGCTGTGTCTGCTGCTGGTGCTGGAAGGCATCATGCCGTTCCTCTGTCCGCGACGCTGGCGCGAGGCTGTCGTCAGTCTGGCCCGGCTGGAAGATCGCCAGCTGCGTCTGGTCGGACTGGGTAGCATGCTGCTGGGAACGGGGCTGCTCTACTGGCTCCGTTGA
- a CDS encoding OprD family porin: MNKSPLAVAILAGIVGLPLALPAAAAGFVEDSKASLTLRNFYFNQDNRESQDYAGQAEEWGQGFVLNYQSGFTEGTVGFGVDAIGLLGVRLDGGGRAGKGGSDRTPGQLFPLESDGSAVNDFSRLGLTGKVKVSKTEARIGTLLPKLPILVSNDGRLLPQTFEGGQLISNEIDNLTLTGGLIEHAVGRASSDSTGLAVGGGSQESNQFVFAGGDWKVTPELLAQYYYANLEDYYKQHFAGLTHSLALADQHSLKTDLRYFKTDADGANDSAAGRAGGYTVGGYTRDGSKKIDNDTWSLGFTYGLGAHSLTLGHQRVSEDSNFVQLNQGNLDGSKGAGGTSVYLLTDRQITSFTRAGERTSFAEYGYDFAALGVPGLKASVAYLKGTNIKTTSGHDAKEWERDFRLDYTLQDGALKGLNFSWRNASLRSKGQSQDDLDQNRLIVSYTLPLL; the protein is encoded by the coding sequence ATGAACAAGTCCCCCCTCGCAGTCGCTATCCTGGCAGGCATCGTGGGCCTGCCGCTGGCCCTGCCCGCCGCAGCCGCCGGCTTCGTCGAAGACAGCAAGGCCAGCCTGACCCTGCGCAACTTCTACTTCAACCAGGACAACCGCGAGTCGCAGGACTACGCCGGCCAGGCCGAAGAGTGGGGCCAGGGCTTCGTACTCAACTACCAATCCGGCTTCACCGAGGGCACCGTGGGCTTCGGCGTCGACGCCATCGGCCTGCTGGGCGTGCGTCTGGACGGCGGCGGCCGCGCCGGCAAGGGCGGCAGCGACCGCACCCCGGGCCAGCTGTTCCCGCTGGAGAGCGACGGCAGCGCCGTGAACGACTTCTCCCGCCTGGGCCTGACCGGCAAGGTCAAGGTTTCCAAGACCGAGGCTCGCATCGGCACCCTGCTGCCCAAGCTGCCGATCCTGGTGTCCAACGACGGCCGCCTGCTGCCGCAGACCTTCGAGGGCGGCCAGCTGATCTCCAACGAGATCGACAACCTGACCCTCACCGGCGGTCTGATCGAGCACGCCGTGGGCCGCGCCTCCAGCGACAGCACCGGCCTGGCGGTCGGCGGCGGCAGCCAGGAAAGCAACCAGTTCGTGTTCGCCGGCGGCGACTGGAAAGTCACCCCCGAGCTGCTGGCCCAGTACTACTACGCCAACCTGGAGGACTACTACAAGCAGCACTTCGCCGGCCTGACCCACAGCCTGGCGCTGGCCGACCAGCACTCGCTGAAGACCGACCTGCGCTACTTCAAGACCGACGCCGACGGTGCCAACGACAGCGCAGCCGGCCGCGCCGGCGGTTACACGGTGGGTGGCTACACCCGCGACGGCAGCAAGAAGATCGACAACGACACCTGGAGCCTGGGCTTCACCTACGGTCTGGGCGCCCACAGCCTGACCCTCGGCCACCAGCGCGTCTCCGAGGACAGCAACTTCGTCCAGCTCAACCAGGGTAACCTGGACGGCAGCAAGGGCGCCGGTGGCACCAGCGTGTACCTGCTCACCGACCGGCAGATCACCAGCTTCACCCGCGCCGGCGAGCGCACCAGCTTCGCCGAGTACGGCTACGACTTCGCCGCACTGGGCGTGCCGGGCCTGAAGGCCAGCGTCGCCTACCTGAAGGGCACCAACATCAAGACCACCAGCGGTCACGATGCCAAGGAGTGGGAGCGCGACTTCCGCCTCGACTACACCCTGCAGGACGGCGCGCTCAAGGGGCTGAACTTCTCCTGGCGCAACGCCTCGCTGCGCAGCAAGGGGCAGAGCCAGGACGATCTCGACCAGAACCGCCTGATCGTCAGCTACACCCTGCCGCTGCTGTAA
- a CDS encoding ATP phosphoribosyltransferase regulatory subunit, translating to MATLDRWLLPDGIEEVLPAEAARIEAARRQVLDLFRNWGYELVITPHVEYLESLLTGAGQDLELRTFKVTDPLSGRQMGFRADITPQVARLDAHTHRQEGPSRLCYAGSVLHARPRALSTSRSPIQIGAELYGDASSASDSEVIGLMLEVLALAGVADVHMDLGHVGIYRGLARAAGLSGEAEQQLFDALQRKAIDEVAELTAALPSELAAMLRALAELCGGREVLAVARQRLAAAPAEVLAALAELETQAAQLAARYPQLPLYFDLGELRGYHYHTGVVFAAFVPGVGQAIAQGGRYDDIGADFGRARPATGFSTDLKTLVDLGQAIQAEPSAGIWAPQSDDARLWQAVLELRRSGRRVVQALPGQDVADARVAGCDSELCLREGGWQVSPLAS from the coding sequence ATGGCAACGCTGGACCGCTGGCTGCTGCCGGACGGAATCGAGGAAGTGCTGCCGGCAGAGGCGGCTCGCATCGAGGCGGCTCGCCGTCAGGTGCTGGATCTGTTCCGCAACTGGGGTTATGAACTGGTCATCACGCCGCACGTCGAATACCTGGAGTCGCTGCTCACCGGCGCCGGCCAGGATCTCGAACTGCGCACCTTCAAGGTCACCGATCCGCTGTCCGGACGGCAGATGGGCTTCAGGGCCGACATCACGCCGCAGGTGGCGCGCCTCGACGCCCACACCCACCGCCAGGAAGGGCCGAGCCGCCTGTGCTATGCCGGCAGCGTCCTGCACGCCCGGCCGCGCGCGCTGTCCACCTCGCGCAGCCCGATCCAGATCGGCGCCGAGCTGTATGGCGATGCCAGTAGCGCCAGCGACAGCGAAGTGATCGGCCTGATGCTCGAAGTGCTGGCGCTGGCCGGAGTCGCCGACGTCCACATGGACCTCGGCCATGTCGGCATCTATCGCGGTCTGGCACGGGCCGCCGGCCTGTCCGGCGAAGCCGAGCAGCAGCTGTTCGACGCCCTGCAGCGCAAGGCCATCGACGAGGTAGCCGAGCTGACCGCGGCGTTGCCGTCCGAGCTGGCCGCCATGCTGCGCGCCCTGGCCGAACTGTGCGGCGGTCGCGAAGTGCTGGCCGTCGCCCGCCAGCGTCTGGCGGCGGCACCGGCCGAGGTGCTGGCCGCGCTGGCCGAGCTGGAGACCCAGGCCGCCCAGCTGGCGGCACGCTATCCGCAGCTGCCGTTGTACTTCGATCTCGGCGAGCTGCGCGGTTACCACTATCACACCGGGGTGGTGTTCGCCGCCTTCGTGCCGGGCGTCGGCCAGGCCATCGCCCAGGGCGGTCGCTACGACGACATCGGCGCCGACTTCGGGCGTGCGCGGCCGGCCACCGGCTTCTCCACCGATCTGAAGACCCTGGTCGATCTAGGGCAGGCCATCCAGGCCGAGCCGAGCGCCGGCATCTGGGCGCCGCAGAGCGACGATGCGCGTCTGTGGCAGGCCGTGCTGGAGCTGCGCCGCAGCGGCCGCCGGGTGGTGCAGGCCCTGCCCGGGCAGGATGTGGCCGATGCCCGCGTGGCCGGCTGCGACAGCGAATTGTGTTTGCGGGAGGGTGGCTGGCAGGTTTCGCCGCTGGCCTCCTGA
- a CDS encoding sigma 54-interacting transcriptional regulator → MSVAPHHSTLLTFSAAERSPLSIRAKALVFLDPRSQRLQAEVERLAPGTQPLLIRGETGTGKELLARHIHRASGRPGLFVALNCASLSPQHGEAELFGHLPGVHNDSASSRAGWYGSAHGGTLYLDEIGDLPLKLQHKLLRALETREVLRVGDREARAVDVRLVAATSFDLSRAAAVGRFDARLLAYLSDGSLHLPPLRERRGDILALADYFLGMHAQRLDLPLPSLGPEAQQALQRYSWPGNSRELESVVHFALLVSDGRIGPAHLDLPAPAGIAAHIPEK, encoded by the coding sequence ATGTCTGTCGCCCCCCACCACTCGACGCTGCTGACCTTCAGCGCCGCCGAACGCAGCCCGCTGAGCATCCGCGCCAAGGCCCTGGTGTTTCTCGACCCGCGCTCGCAACGCCTGCAGGCCGAGGTCGAGCGTCTGGCGCCAGGTACCCAGCCGCTGCTGATCCGCGGCGAAACCGGCACCGGCAAGGAGCTGCTGGCCCGCCACATCCATCGCGCCAGCGGCCGCCCCGGCCTGTTCGTCGCCCTCAACTGCGCCAGCCTCAGCCCGCAGCACGGCGAGGCCGAACTGTTCGGCCACCTGCCCGGCGTGCACAACGACTCGGCCAGCAGCCGCGCCGGCTGGTATGGCTCGGCGCACGGCGGCACCCTGTATCTGGACGAGATCGGCGACCTGCCGCTCAAGCTGCAGCACAAGCTGCTGCGCGCCCTGGAAACCCGCGAGGTGCTGCGCGTCGGCGACCGCGAGGCGCGCGCGGTGGATGTGCGCCTGGTGGCGGCCACCAGTTTCGACCTCAGCCGGGCCGCCGCGGTGGGACGCTTCGACGCGCGCCTGCTCGCCTACCTGAGCGACGGCAGCCTGCACCTGCCGCCGCTGCGCGAGCGGCGCGGCGACATCCTCGCGCTGGCCGACTATTTCCTCGGCATGCACGCCCAGCGCCTCGACCTGCCGCTGCCGAGCCTCGGCCCGGAGGCGCAGCAGGCTCTGCAACGGTACTCCTGGCCCGGCAACAGCCGCGAACTGGAAAGCGTCGTGCACTTCGCCCTGCTGGTCAGCGACGGGCGGATCGGACCTGCGCACCTCGACCTGCCGGCGCCGGCCGGAATCGCGGCGCATATTCCAGAAAAATAG
- the hflC gene encoding protease modulator HflC: MSSNKSLIALIAAAVLALVGWNCFYIVLQTEKAVLLQFGRIVEADVQPGLHVKIPYVNQVRKFDARLLTLDTPTQRFLTLEKKAVMVDSYAKWRVADAERFYTATSGAKQIADERLSRRLEAGLRDQFGKRTLHEVVSGERDALMADITQSLDRMARRELGIEVLDVRVKAIDLPREVNRSVFERMSTEREREAREHRAKGRELAEGIRADADRQRRVLLAEAYRESEELRGQGDAQAAAIYAKAYGQDPEFYAFHRSLQAYRESFAGKRDVMVLDPKGDFFRYLEKAKP, translated from the coding sequence ATGAGCAGCAACAAGTCGCTGATCGCCCTGATTGCCGCTGCCGTGCTGGCACTGGTGGGCTGGAACTGTTTCTACATCGTCCTGCAGACCGAAAAAGCCGTGCTGCTGCAGTTCGGCCGGATCGTCGAGGCCGATGTGCAGCCGGGGCTGCATGTGAAGATTCCCTACGTCAACCAGGTGCGCAAGTTCGATGCCCGCCTGCTGACTCTGGACACGCCGACCCAGCGCTTCCTGACCCTGGAGAAGAAGGCGGTGATGGTCGACTCCTACGCCAAGTGGCGGGTTGCCGATGCCGAGCGCTTCTACACCGCCACCTCGGGCGCCAAGCAGATCGCCGACGAGCGCCTGTCGCGGCGTCTGGAGGCCGGTCTGCGCGACCAGTTCGGCAAGCGCACCCTGCACGAAGTGGTGTCCGGCGAGCGCGATGCGCTGATGGCTGACATCACCCAGTCGCTGGATCGCATGGCCCGTCGCGAGCTGGGCATCGAAGTGCTCGACGTGCGGGTCAAGGCCATTGACCTGCCGCGCGAAGTCAACCGTAGCGTGTTCGAGCGGATGAGCACCGAGCGCGAGCGCGAGGCGCGCGAGCATCGTGCCAAGGGCCGCGAACTGGCCGAGGGCATCCGTGCCGACGCCGACCGTCAGCGCCGCGTGCTGCTCGCCGAGGCCTATCGCGAGTCCGAGGAACTACGCGGCCAGGGCGATGCCCAGGCGGCGGCGATCTACGCCAAGGCCTATGGCCAGGACCCGGAGTTCTACGCCTTCCACCGCAGCCTGCAGGCCTACCGCGAGAGTTTCGCCGGCAAGCGCGACGTGATGGTGCTGGACCCCAAGGGCGACTTCTTCCGCTACCTGGAAAAGGCCAAACCCTGA
- a CDS encoding adenylosuccinate synthase, translated as MGKNVVVLGTQWGDEGKGKIVDLLTDQAAAVVRYQGGHNAGHTLVIDGEKTVLHLIPSGILRDNVQCLIGNGVVVAPDALLKEITKLEEKGVPVRERLRISPACTLILPYHVALDQAREAARSEGKIGTTGRGIGPAYEDKVARRGLRVGDLFNPERFAAKLKELLTYHNFVLEHFYKVDPVDYQKTLDDALAYAEILKPMVLDVTARLHELRKAGACIMFEGAQGSLLDVDHGTYPYVTSSSTTAGGVATGSGVGPLYLDYILGITKAYTTRVGSGPFPTELFDEVGARLAEKGHEFGSTTGRARRCGWFDAVILRRAIEINSISGLCLTKLDVLDGLETVKLCVAYQNATGELMSDAPTDADSYVGLVPVYEEMPGWSESTVGAKSLDELPANARAYIKRVEELVGAPIDIVSTGPDRVETIVLRHPYA; from the coding sequence ATGGGTAAGAATGTCGTGGTCCTGGGCACCCAGTGGGGTGATGAGGGCAAGGGCAAGATCGTCGACCTGCTGACCGACCAGGCGGCCGCCGTGGTGCGCTACCAGGGCGGTCACAATGCCGGTCACACCCTGGTGATCGATGGCGAGAAGACCGTGCTGCACCTGATTCCGTCCGGCATCCTGCGCGACAACGTGCAGTGCCTGATCGGCAACGGTGTGGTGGTGGCGCCGGACGCGCTGCTCAAGGAAATCACCAAGCTGGAAGAGAAGGGCGTGCCGGTGCGCGAGCGCCTGCGCATCAGCCCGGCCTGCACCCTGATCCTGCCGTACCACGTGGCCCTCGACCAGGCGCGCGAGGCGGCCCGCTCCGAAGGCAAGATCGGCACCACCGGTCGCGGCATCGGCCCGGCCTACGAGGACAAGGTGGCCCGTCGCGGCCTGCGCGTCGGTGACCTGTTCAATCCCGAGCGCTTCGCCGCCAAGCTCAAGGAGCTGCTGACCTACCACAACTTCGTGCTGGAGCACTTCTACAAGGTCGACCCGGTCGACTACCAGAAGACCCTGGACGATGCCCTGGCCTACGCCGAGATCCTCAAGCCGATGGTGCTCGACGTCACCGCGCGCCTGCACGAGCTGCGCAAGGCCGGCGCCTGCATCATGTTCGAAGGCGCCCAGGGCTCGCTGCTCGACGTCGACCACGGCACCTATCCCTACGTGACCAGCTCCAGCACCACCGCCGGTGGCGTGGCCACCGGCTCCGGCGTCGGTCCGCTGTACCTGGACTACATCCTCGGCATCACCAAGGCCTACACCACCCGCGTCGGCTCCGGTCCGTTCCCCACCGAGCTGTTCGACGAGGTCGGTGCGCGCCTGGCCGAGAAGGGTCACGAGTTCGGCTCCACCACCGGTCGTGCCCGTCGCTGCGGCTGGTTCGATGCGGTGATCCTGCGTCGCGCCATCGAGATCAACTCGATCTCCGGTCTGTGCCTGACCAAGCTCGACGTCCTCGACGGCCTGGAAACCGTCAAGCTGTGCGTGGCTTACCAGAACGCCACCGGCGAGCTGATGAGCGATGCGCCGACCGACGCCGACAGCTACGTCGGGCTGGTGCCGGTCTACGAGGAAATGCCCGGCTGGAGCGAGTCCACCGTCGGCGCCAAGTCCCTCGACGAGCTGCCGGCCAACGCCCGCGCCTACATCAAGCGAGTGGAAGAGCTGGTCGGTGCGCCGATCGACATCGTCTCCACCGGCCCGGACCGCGTCGAGACCATCGTGCTGCGCCACCCCTACGCCTGA
- the hflK gene encoding FtsH protease activity modulator HflK — MAWNEPGGNSNDKDPWGGRRGGDRQGPPDLDEALRKLQDNLNGLFGGRKRRGGDEGGSGTGKGGGIGLLAVVFAGLAALWLYNAVYVVDEQEQAVILRFGKYYETVGPGLNIYLPPIDRKFQENVTRERAYSKQGQMLTEDENIIEVPLTVQYRVSNLQEFVLNVDQPEISLQHATDSALRHVVGSTSMDQVLTEGREQMAIDVRERLQRFLDTYKTGITVTQVNIQSAAAPREVQEAFDDVIRAREDEQREKNQAEAYANGVIPEARGQAQRIVEDANGYREEVVARAQGETDRFTRLLAEYRKAPEVTRERLYLETMQDLLGNTNKVLVTGDQGQNNLLYLPLDKMIDNRASTAAPLAPSVQAGAAEPAPRATSDLQRDLRSREGR; from the coding sequence ATGGCCTGGAATGAGCCGGGTGGCAACTCGAACGACAAGGATCCCTGGGGCGGCCGCCGTGGCGGCGACCGGCAGGGGCCACCGGATCTTGACGAAGCCTTGCGCAAGCTGCAGGACAACCTCAACGGGTTGTTCGGCGGACGCAAGCGGCGTGGCGGCGACGAAGGCGGCAGCGGCACCGGCAAGGGCGGCGGGATCGGCCTGCTGGCCGTGGTCTTCGCCGGACTGGCCGCGCTCTGGCTGTACAACGCCGTCTACGTGGTCGACGAGCAGGAGCAGGCGGTGATCCTGCGCTTCGGCAAGTACTACGAGACCGTCGGGCCGGGCCTGAACATCTACCTGCCGCCGATCGATCGCAAGTTCCAGGAGAACGTCACCCGCGAGCGCGCCTACAGCAAGCAGGGGCAGATGCTCACCGAGGACGAGAACATCATCGAGGTGCCGCTGACCGTGCAGTACCGGGTGAGCAACCTGCAGGAGTTCGTGCTCAACGTCGACCAGCCGGAAATCAGCCTGCAGCACGCCACCGACAGCGCCCTGCGCCACGTGGTCGGCTCGACCTCCATGGATCAGGTACTGACCGAGGGCCGCGAGCAGATGGCCATCGACGTACGCGAGCGTCTGCAGCGGTTCCTCGACACCTACAAGACCGGCATCACCGTGACCCAGGTGAACATCCAGAGCGCCGCCGCGCCGCGCGAGGTGCAGGAAGCCTTCGACGACGTGATCCGGGCCCGCGAGGACGAGCAGCGCGAGAAGAACCAGGCCGAGGCCTACGCCAATGGCGTGATCCCGGAGGCGCGTGGCCAGGCCCAGCGCATCGTCGAGGATGCCAACGGCTATCGCGAGGAAGTGGTGGCGCGCGCCCAGGGCGAGACCGACCGCTTCACTCGCCTGCTGGCCGAATACCGCAAGGCGCCGGAGGTGACCCGCGAGCGCCTGTATCTGGAAACCATGCAGGATCTGCTGGGCAACACTAACAAGGTGCTGGTCACCGGCGATCAGGGGCAGAACAACCTGCTCTATCTGCCGCTGGACAAGATGATCGACAACCGCGCGTCTACCGCTGCGCCGCTGGCGCCGAGTGTGCAGGCCGGTGCGGCCGAGCCGGCGCCGCGTGCGACGAGCGATCTGCAGCGTGATCTGCGTTCGAGGGAGGGCCGCTGA